Proteins encoded by one window of Rutidosis leptorrhynchoides isolate AG116_Rl617_1_P2 chromosome 7, CSIRO_AGI_Rlap_v1, whole genome shotgun sequence:
- the LOC139856922 gene encoding citrate-binding protein-like — MNHNTYLGFYMSLVFLFLYKTMGYEPIDTTLGFTSLPLNQSNFKIQKPYDIPIEQRYNFSEGVHTLRVIKTDKPHTRISKTGARTEIRIQGYDYCSGVWQFEAYGYVPCGTTGVCIMQVFGSKPPYATTTMLRVHNSSLYYYNNDVIISDLYNQWFRLNVIHDVEGNNVKVYVDGILKHDGPARGGTSHYFKCGVYSAKDASFYMESRWKDIRIFNKHV, encoded by the exons ATGAATCATAACACTTATCTTGGGTTCTACATGTCACTTGTCTTCCTATTTCTATACAAAACCATGGGGTATGAACCTATTGATACCACATTAGGGTTTACATCGCTACCACTAAACCAGTCCAATTTTAAAATCCAGAAGCCATACGATATACCTATCGAACAACGATATAACTTTTCAGAGGGAGTCCATACACTTCGGGTGATCAAAACAGACAAACCGCACACAAGAATAAGCAAAACTGGCGCACGTACTGAAATTAGAATTCAA GGTTATGATTATTGTTCGGGTGTTTGGCAATTTGAGGCCTACGGATATGTACCTTGTGGGACGACTGGCGTGTGCATAATGCAAGTTTTTGGGTCGAAACCTCCATATGCCACAACTACAATGCTTAGAGTACATAATAGTAGTCTTTATTATTACAATAATGATGTTATCATTTCAGACTTGTACAACCAGTGGTTCCGTTTAAATGTTATACATGACGTCGAAGGCAACAATGTGAAAGTGTACGTAGATGGAATTCTTAAGCACGATGGGCCTGCACGTGGCGGAACATCACATTATTTTAAGTGTGGAGTTTACTCTGCAAAGGACGCCTCGTTCTATATGGAATCTCGTTGGAAGGATATTAGAATCTTCAATAAACATGTCTAA